TGTTGTAGCACGTCCGGCCCTCGCCCCCTATCGTCTGGGACAGAAACCACCACCGATAGGAGGCACCATGAAAACGATCTTGATCACCGGATGCTCGTCTGGATTCGGCCTCGAAACCGCCCGCTACTTCCTCGAGCGCGGCTGGAAGGTCATCGCCACGATGCGCACGCCGCGTGAGGACGTGTTGTCCCGATCCGAGCATCTGCATGCGCTCGCGCTCGACGTCACCGACCCACAGAGCATTCACAGGACGGTGGAGGCCGCCGGACCGATAGACGTGCTGGTCAACAACGCGGGGGTCGGCCTGCGGAGTGTCTTCGAGGGCACCTCGATGGAAACGATCCGCTCCACCTTCGAAACGAACACGTTCGGTGCGATGGCCGTGACCCAGGCGTTCCTGCCTCAGTTCAGGCAACGGAAGGCGGGTGTCGTCGTGAACGTCTCGTCCAGCACGACGCTGAAGTCGCTCCCGATGCTTGCCGTGTACACCGCGAGCAAAGCGGCGCTCAACGCGTTCACCGAGTCGCTCGCGCTGGAGCTCCAGCCCTTCAATGTGCGGGTGAGCCTCGTGCTCCCGGGGCAGTCCCCGGAGACGCCCTTTGCTCAAAACGCACAGGCTCAGATGAGGAAGCAGGGCGTCGCCGTGCCCGAGGCGTACTCCGACTTCGCGCGGAGCGTCTTCGAGAGAACCAGGGGGCAGAACTCGGGGCCGTTCACCCGGTCGCTCGACGTGGCAGAGGTGATCTGGCGTGCGGTGAACGATCCGTCGTGCCCGATCCGCCAGCCCGCCGGCGCGGACGCCGTGGAGTTGGCCAGGTCGAACTGAGAGGCTCCCACGGAACTCCGCCAGCCCCGCTCCGGGAGTGCCCAGCGCGGGTTCGATTCCCGCTGCCCCCACGAGCTGGCCCCCCAGGGGGAGGCAGCAGGGGCGTGGGCGTCTTTGGCCGCGTGACTGCTCGAGGCTCAACACCACGCCTGCTGGGGTGGCCCCTGGCACATCACCCAATACGGTTACCCCAGCAGCCCTTCCTGGAAGGTGGCGCTCGGTCTGCCTTGAGCACGACGCCTAGGATCCAAGGCTACGTTTCTCATGGCTGATCCCGCCTTGGTCCCGTCGATTGCGTCTCTGAACGCGTGGGGGGGTCGGGGCGATAGTCCCCAGCAGGCGCGGGCACGGCTCCGGCGCTCCGGTCGAAGACCTCGGGGCGCCGGAGTTGAATCATACACGGCAACTTATCGATGACGGACCTGTTTGTTTCATGCGGTTTATGATGGGATCGATAGGGTGTCGCCGTTCATCCGGCGCTCCTCACGGGCGCCCCCGAGCGAACGGAGTTGCGTTTGGAATCGAAGACAGAAGCAACCGCCCAGGGGTCCTGGTGGCGGCGCGCCCTCGGAACTGGGCGAACCATGCGCCCCGGCCTCCTTGCACTCTCCATCCTGCTGACCTGCTCCGGCGCCTTCGCCAAGGAGTACGGCAATTACGATCCCAAGCGCATGCTTGTGACCGCGGAGACTTCCGCTGGCAAGAGACACAGCCTGGATGCGGTCTATCTCGACCAGATGCTGAATGATCTGGCAAGCCACGCGAAGAACTACCCGGCCCGCTTCGATACGCCCCAGGATCGGCAACGGGCGGTGCAGGACGTCAAAGTGCTCTCCGGCATGCTCGACATTCTGATCAATGGCCCCAATCCGAACCCCGAGCTGCTGCTGCGCGCCGGCTTCCTCAACAGCATGGGTCATAACCTCGACATCGCCGGCTCCGCTGACAAGGCGAACGCCATTTTCCAGAGGCTGCTCACGGCCAAGCCCTCGCACCCGCGGGGCAACTACATGTACGGCACCTTCTTGGCCGGCACAGGCAAGCCGAAGGAAGCGCTGCCCTATCTTGACAAGGCGCTCAAGGCTGGCGTGGCTGAAGCGGCCTACGCTAGCGGCATGAGCTACCTGGCGCTGGGGGACAAGGCCAAGGCGCTGGACAGTCTCGCGGACTACAAGCGCCACAACCCCAGCGACGGCAACGTGGACAAGCTCATGGACGCGATCCGCAGCGGAAAGCTTGAACTCAAGCAGAGCTCCAACTGAGGCGGTGGCGTCGGAGCTCACACAGAGCCAACAGGTCACGTCTCCTAGCAGGCTCTCGCTTTCTCATGTTCCAAAACCAGTTCATGGAATGCGTGGCTCCTTCCGGCCCCCGCTCCACACGTTCGAAATCATTTTCAATCCGTTCAAAACATGTTAGTTTTCTCTTGCTCGTATTCCGAATCTGGCTGGAGTCTTCCGTTCGGACGAGCCTCTGCCTCTATTCCGCTGTTGGACCTAACTGAACACGCTCCCTGGAGCACTCGCAGGAGAAGGACTGTCATGCCATTGATGCCGAACCGTTGGACCCTCACGACCGCTGCCCTGGTGACCGCCTTTGCCCTGAGCGGTTGCGGAGGGGTTGTCGAGTCTCCCACTGGCGGGGAGCAGCTGCCCGCGGAGGAGTTGGCCACGGAGAGTGGCGCGCTCACGCCCGCTGGCACGGCTGGCGGCTGGTTCGCCTACCAGTTCAAGATTGGCGCCGGCAGCGAGACCGCCTGCACGGGGGCGCGCTACGTGCGTTACGTGTCCAAGTACAGCAAGTGGGTGGGTGCGGTCCTGTGTGGCAGCAACACCCGCTACAAGCTGTACATGAGCGACAGCCAGACGGGCACCTACTACCAGTTGGCGGACTACTCCGGCCACGGTCAGGACCACTGTGAGCTGGTCAATACGCAGTTCACCCTGCCCAACGACGACGACATCACCAGTGGTGGTTGCACCAGCTGTGCCCTCGGCAACCTGATCGACCCCATCGGCGTTCCGGTCTATTCGCGCGGCTATTTCGGTGAGGCCTTCAACCTCGTCACCGCCAAGGACTGGGGCGATCTGTCCACCGACGCGTACGAGTGCGGTGTGCCGGTGACCGAGTGGCGCACCTATACCTTCAAGACCCATGGCTCCGTGCGCTACTGCTCGGGGGCCCGCTACGTGCGCTATGTGCCCAAGTACAACAAGTGGGTGGGCGCCGAGCTGTGCGAGTCCACTCGCTACAAGCTGTACATGAGCAGCAGCGAGACGGGCACCTACTACGAGATCGCCGACTACGCCGGGCACGGTCAGGACCACTGCGAGCTGATCAATTCGAAGTTCACCCTGCCCAACGAGGACGACATCACCAGTGGTGGCTGCACCAGCTGTGCCCTCGGCAACCTGATCGACCCCATCGGCGTTCCGGTCTATTCGCGCGGCTATTTCGGTGAGGCCTTCAACCTCGTCACCGCCAAGGACTGGGGCGATCTGTCTACCGACTCGTACCGCTGCGGCGTCACCATCCAGTAGCCCGAGTCCGCCCCCGGCCCGCCGCACACCGTGCCGCCGGGCCTGGGGCAAGCCCACCACTCCTCGGCGGAGCGTCAGCCAACTCGGATGGGCGAGCAGGGACGAGCGAACCCGGTTGCCGAGCGCCAGGGGCCCCGCGCTCCTCACTGCCCGAGCGACGAGGGCGGGGGTTTGGCGGCGCTGAAGGCGGGCGAGTAGCACTTGCCCTGGTGCTCGTAGAGCACGTCCGGGCACGGGGCCTTCAACTCGTGAGGCATCCAGCAGGCACCGACCAACTCGACCTCGGCGTAGCGATGGCAGGGAGGGCGCTTCTGTCCCTTGAAGGGCTCGCGCGGCAGCGGACGGGCGAGTACGGATTGCCCCGCGTCCGCGGCGTCCACAAGCACGCCATGGGCGGGCATGTCCGGATTTTCGCCCGCCGCGGGATCCTCGTGGCTCCCAGAAGCGGGCGGGGCGCTCGGGGGTTGGGACTCCGAGGGCAGGCGCACCAGCGCGAAGAGAAGGGCGCACACCATGGCGGCGCTCGCCATGCCCCACCCCAGGCTCCACCGGAGGCGGGGCTCGTGGGTGTCGGACACGGCGCGGGCCATGCGCCGCACTTCCTCGAGCACACTCTCCAACGTGAGCAGCAGCGACTCCGCCGACTGCCTGTCCAGGGCCCTGGCCCAGTCGGTGTGCTCCACTTCCATGGCGGAGTAGCCCCGCGAGGCCCAGGAGCCGAAGAGTACCCGCCAGTCCTTGCGCGCTGCCGCGTCCTCCTTGGCGGCGTGCTTGCGCACCAGGGCCGTGGCCCCGCTCGTCTCGTGCGTGGCCAGGTAGAGCTCCTCCTGGCAGTCATGGGACTGCTGCACCTGCTCCTGAATCACGTACGGCCCCAACCGCTCCGGTTCCTCCCCGCTCGCTTCGGACTTCTTCTCCTCGTCCATGCGTACCCCTCCGCCCTGACCTTCCCGCCTGCTGGTGGCCAGGAGCCACGGTGTTCGCATGGACCGCGCCTGACTTCCAGGAGGTACTCGGTTCGTCAGGTGGGGGCCTACTCCTGGGGAAGGTGTCCGGCGAAGTCTCCGAGAAGGCGTCTCCACACCCTTCCTGGACATCCTTCCTCAGCCTACGAATCGTCTGACACCCTTCCTGCGCGGAGAGGGACAGCAGGCAGAGGACGGCAAGGGATGACAGGGACTGGCGGTGCACGGAGACTCCTGGGCAGGGCGGGCGGTATGCTCACCCAGGAGTCAGGAAGGGGCGCCTCAGACGCGGGGCCGCCACCACCAGCCATCAACGGCTGTCGCGGGCTGTGGCGCTGCGGGCGTCGGTGAGGCGCTCGACTGCGCGGGCGAGCCGGCCGAGTTCTGCGGCCATGCCATCGAAGCGTGCCTCGACAAGCGCCTCGAGGCGTGCCAACTGGGTGGCCTCGGTGACCTGGACGGAGGACACGCGCGCCAGTTCGGCTTCGGTAGCGGTGGCGCGGCGCTCAAGGTTGCGTAGGTCCGCGCCCAGCGTGCCCCACTGCACGGCGAGGCCGAGCAAGGAGACGACGATGGTCACGGCCATGGTGAGCCACGGCGAGGGTCGGGACTCGGTGAGGAAAGGGGCGGGGGTGACGCTCATACTCGCCGAGAAGGGGTGGGCCAAACATCGCATGGCCACCAACTCCGGCCAGAATCGCCTCGAAGCCTGTCAAGTGCAAACAAGGCGGTGGTGTAATACCAAACCAACACTCAGGAAGAGTCGGTCGCCGTCTTGGTTATAACCTGTGCATACTGCGCCGCGCGCTCCTTGTTCTGTTGCCACATCTCGAAAAAATAGACGATACTCTCCGAAAGATTCTTGGCAACAGCCGCGGACTCCTTGTCCGACAATTTATGCAACCCCTCGCTGAACGCCCCATACATCACATCCAGCGGATTGTGATTTCCTGGCTTGAGGTGCGAAGGAGTGTGCTGCGCTGCAATCTTCAGGCGATCGGTTGCAAAAAGGTTCTTTTTGGCATTCGCAAGCTGTTCAACGGCCGCAGCATCGCCTGCGGCAACTGCACTTTCATATACCATATCAATAATACGGTCTATGTGGTCCTCAATGATGCGGCGAAAATAGGCAACCGCCCCAATTCCTCGGCCAGCCCGCAATGAGGAGGCACCCTTGATGAACAGACTCCGCCCTTCCTTCCCGAAAGCCCGACCCAGTAGTGGCGGGATCTGAATCTCCCATGGGGGGTATTGGCCAACCTTTTCAATAGTGTAGGACGAGACGCTGTATTCCTTCCTCACGACAGCGCCATCAAGCATTTTCGTCGCCACCAACTTTGACTCGACCGCTGCTACGGACAACATGAAAGTCACCCAGTTGCTGTCACAACTCATGCACTT
The nucleotide sequence above comes from Cystobacter fuscus DSM 2262. Encoded proteins:
- a CDS encoding SDR family oxidoreductase, which translates into the protein MKTILITGCSSGFGLETARYFLERGWKVIATMRTPREDVLSRSEHLHALALDVTDPQSIHRTVEAAGPIDVLVNNAGVGLRSVFEGTSMETIRSTFETNTFGAMAVTQAFLPQFRQRKAGVVVNVSSSTTLKSLPMLAVYTASKAALNAFTESLALELQPFNVRVSLVLPGQSPETPFAQNAQAQMRKQGVAVPEAYSDFARSVFERTRGQNSGPFTRSLDVAEVIWRAVNDPSCPIRQPAGADAVELARSN
- a CDS encoding tetratricopeptide repeat protein, with the protein product MRPGLLALSILLTCSGAFAKEYGNYDPKRMLVTAETSAGKRHSLDAVYLDQMLNDLASHAKNYPARFDTPQDRQRAVQDVKVLSGMLDILINGPNPNPELLLRAGFLNSMGHNLDIAGSADKANAIFQRLLTAKPSHPRGNYMYGTFLAGTGKPKEALPYLDKALKAGVAEAAYASGMSYLALGDKAKALDSLADYKRHNPSDGNVDKLMDAIRSGKLELKQSSN